One genomic region from Nymphaea colorata isolate Beijing-Zhang1983 chromosome 10, ASM883128v2, whole genome shotgun sequence encodes:
- the LOC116263401 gene encoding glycerol-3-phosphate acyltransferase 1-like, giving the protein MADNLMLFSVFLHSFLRALRLPFVPLRKLRYPRSHSSRGMRASFATCPSATKVPIDDISTKTMLCHLDSALLRSDSTFAYFMLVAFEGGSLLRALLLLLTSPFLFLLNEDLRLRVMVFVSFCGLKKEGFKLGRSVLPKFFLEDVDLEGFQALMSAQKRVVFSGLPTVMIEGFLLDYLGVDLVVGSELSAAGGYYTGLLQRGGGMGRMVVVLKNLFGEKKADVGLENIKASDYHWLSCCKEAYMVGASEKRSRGTALPKEMYPKPLIFHDGRLAFRPTPLATLAMFIWLPLGFLLAILRSLVGLFCPYSIAMFVGSFLGLSLQLKVHGTPRTRESGVLYVCNHRTLLDPLYLSGALHRPVTAVTYSLSRISELLSPIRTARLTRDRMKDGEKMKSLLSKGDLAVCPEGTTCREPYLLRFSPLFAELTDEIVPVALNVSVSMFYGTTASGLKCLDPLFFLMNPFPAYYVEIFEKLPQELTCTEGHRSRYEVANHVQKMLADALGFECTMLTRKDKYLVLAGNEGIVPSR; this is encoded by the exons ATGGCTGATAATCTTATGCTGTTTTCTGTGTTTCTTCATTCCTTCCTGAGAGCCCTGAGGCTCCCCTTTGTCCCCTTGAGAAAACTGAGATACCCACGTTCCCATTCTTCCAGAGGCATGAGGGCCTCCTTCGCCACCTGCCCTTCTGCCACCAAAGTCCCCATAGACGACATCTCCACCAAGACCATGCTCTGCCATCTTGACAGTGCACTCCTGAGATCAGACTCGACCTTCGCCTACTTCATGCTGGTCGCCTTCGAGGGGGGCAGCCTCCTCAGAGCCCTTCTCCTGCTTCTCACCAGccctttcctcttcctcctaaACGAAGATCTCAGGTTGAGGGTTATGGTGTTCGTTAGCTTCTGCGGGTTGAAGAAGGAAGGGTTCAAGCTGGGCAGGTCCGTGCTGCCCAAGTTCTTCCTCGAGGATGTTGATCTGGAGGGATTCCAGGCGTTGATGAGTGCTCAGAAGAGGGTGGTCTTCAGTGGTCTGCCGACGGTGATGATTGAGGGGTTCTTGCTGGACTATCTGGGCGTGGATCTGGTGGTGGGCAGCGAGTTGAGTGCGGCGGGAGGTTATTACACTGGTTTGTTGCAGAGAGGCGGTGGAATGGGCAGGATGGTGGTGGTTCTGAAAAATTTGTTTGGCGAAAAGAAGGCTGATGTTGGTCTTGAAAACATCAAGGCCAGTGATTATCACTGGCTCTCCTGCTGCAAG GAGGCCTACATGGTGGGTGCATCAGAGAAAAGAAGCAGAGGCACGGCGCTACCAAAAGAGATGTATCCCAAGCCGTTGATTTTCCATGATGGTAGGCTGGCCTTCCGGCCAACTCCCCTGGCCACTCTGGCCATGTTCATCTGGCTGCCGCTAGGCTTCCTCCTGGCAATTCTCCGGTCGCTGGTGGGCCTCTTCTGTCCGTACAGCATAGCCATGTTTGTGGGCTCATTCCTCGGCCTAAGCCTCCAGCTAAAGGTTCACGGCACGCCGAGGACCAGAGAAAGTGGGGTGCTCTATGTGTGCAACCACAGGACACTGCTGGACCCACTCTACTTATCAGGCGCCCTCCACAGGCCAGTCACTGCTGTCACCTACAGCCTCAGCAGGATCTCCGAGTTGTTGTCACCAATCAGAACGGCTAGGCTTACCAGGGACAGAATGAAAGATGGGGAGAAGATGAAGTCCCTGTTGAGTAAGGGAGACTTGGCCGTGTGTCCAGAAGGAACCACCTGCAGAGAGCCCTACCTGCTGAGGTTCAGCCCGCTCTTTGCTGAGCTCACAGATGAAATAGTGCCTGTTGCACTCAATGTTTCGGTGAGCATGTTCTACGGTACTACGGCCAGTGGACTCAAGTGCCTTGaccctctcttcttcctcatgaACCCTTTCCCTGCCTACTATGTTGAGATCTTCGAGAAATTGCCTCAGGAGCTCACATGCACCGAGGGTCATAGGTCAAGGTATGAAGTGGCCAACCATGTGCAGAAGATGCTGGCAGATGCATTAGGTTTTGAATGCACCATGCTGACAAGGAAGGACAAATACTTGGTTTTGGCTGGAAATGAAGGCATTGTCCCTTCCAGATAA